One Campylobacter concisus DNA segment encodes these proteins:
- the ybaK gene encoding Cys-tRNA(Pro) deacylase gives MIHKTNAARLLDKLKIEYDILEYEVNLNDLSAVHVAASTKQDIKQIYKTIVCQCEPKNFVVACLQGDLELDLKALAYACGAKRCELINLKDLEKITGYIRGGCSPLAMKKHFATFIDERAKEQEYVLVSAGVRGKQIKIAPNDLLKACEAGYADIARLAL, from the coding sequence ATGATACATAAAACCAACGCCGCCAGGCTTTTAGACAAGCTAAAAATAGAGTATGATATACTTGAATACGAAGTCAATCTAAACGATCTTTCAGCCGTTCACGTAGCAGCTAGCACTAAGCAAGATATAAAGCAAATTTATAAGACGATCGTCTGTCAGTGCGAGCCTAAAAATTTTGTCGTTGCTTGCTTGCAAGGCGATCTGGAGCTTGATCTAAAAGCACTTGCTTATGCGTGCGGTGCCAAACGCTGCGAGCTTATAAATTTAAAAGACCTAGAGAAGATCACCGGCTACATCAGAGGCGGCTGCTCGCCACTTGCTATGAAAAAGCACTTTGCGACCTTCATCGATGAGAGAGCAAAAGAGCAAGAGTACGTGCTAGTAAGCGCTGGAGTAAGAGGCAAGCAGATAAAGATAGCTCCAAATGACCTTTTGAAGGCTTGCGAAGCGGGTTACGCTGATATCGCCAGGCTAGCTCTTTAA
- the fliL gene encoding flagellar basal body-associated protein FliL: MAEEVEEKKAKKGGNGALMIIIIAIFVLLLVIGGLVAFLMLSSDEPKEANMAQTPAQTQTQPAPAQNKAKRGGNDYSNMGPIYPLDQFVVNLLSENGSRFLKTKIDLEQSDELLTAELDKKKALLRDIIIRTLSSKTYEEVSTAKGKDRLKDEIVGKLNEVLNDGYIKNIFFTDFVVQ, translated from the coding sequence ATGGCTGAAGAAGTTGAAGAGAAAAAAGCAAAAAAAGGTGGCAATGGCGCTTTGATGATAATCATCATCGCGATATTTGTTTTATTGCTAGTTATCGGAGGGCTAGTGGCGTTTTTGATGCTTAGTTCTGACGAGCCAAAAGAGGCAAATATGGCGCAAACACCAGCTCAGACTCAAACTCAACCAGCACCCGCTCAAAACAAAGCAAAACGCGGTGGCAACGACTATTCAAACATGGGACCGATATATCCGCTCGATCAGTTTGTCGTAAATTTACTTAGTGAAAATGGATCAAGATTTCTTAAAACTAAGATAGATCTAGAGCAAAGCGACGAGCTACTAACTGCCGAGCTTGATAAGAAAAAGGCACTTTTAAGAGATATCATCATAAGAACGCTCTCTTCTAAAACTTACGAAGAAGTAAGCACTGCAAAGGGCAAAGATAGGCTAAAAGACGAGATCGTAGGCAAGCTAAATGAAGTGCTAAATGATGGCTACATCAAAAACATATTTTTTACTGATTTCGTGGTGCAATGA
- a CDS encoding heavy metal translocating P-type ATPase, with product MSKQNLTHKNKVTLAHKSKNRARFICESLNARSDVSAIEAAISERTDAKSVRVNKYAKSIVVEFDKSYEKILDFIKSYDFPTKPKDESLPSKANIYKAAAALGVTPFMSNKTLKSAVTLYATAPNLIEGAKELRYDGITSKVLEATAIGTSLAMGDHLAANSTNLMINIGEYMEESASHRSDDLIKELAKPNIEEVWVERNLNGEKTLEKVKTENLKKGDIVVVGAGETIGVDGYIVEGNADVNQVSMTGEAEPVAKARGDRVISGTVVDEGRIKIWAENVGSDTATARIKEYIQTSLNEKSAIGVKALKLADKLVPVTLSLAGLSYVINKNMNSVASVLQADYSCALKLATPVAFKSSISKAGRNGILIKGAKAIEALSSVDTFVFDKTGTLTHGRLSVVEIYSFKDGFSEADILNLTASAEEHYFHPVAEAIVEAANKRGFSHIHHDEVEFIVAHGVKTAMHGKEVVIGSRHFLEDDEMISFKAHETLINKALQSGLTLLYVGYDKELVGVIAMKDDMRANAKDMVAKLRNLGVKEIVMLSGDIKSKAEEVARELGLDRVYAECLPTDKAAIIEELKSEGKKVAFVGDGINDAPSLTKANVGISMHKGADIAKATADISLLKDDIMSVALAKELANKTMKLISSNFRSTVGVNTAILSAATLGMLNPIATAMLHNGTTIWLLLNSMKGVKIKSK from the coding sequence ATGTCAAAGCAGAACTTGACTCACAAAAATAAGGTCACTCTAGCTCACAAGAGCAAAAATAGAGCGAGGTTTATTTGCGAGAGCCTAAACGCTAGAAGCGATGTCAGCGCCATCGAGGCTGCGATCTCAGAGCGAACCGATGCAAAAAGCGTGCGTGTAAATAAATACGCAAAAAGCATCGTTGTTGAGTTTGATAAGAGCTATGAGAAAATTTTAGATTTTATAAAAAGCTATGATTTTCCAACCAAGCCAAAAGATGAGAGCCTACCTAGCAAAGCAAATATCTACAAAGCTGCTGCTGCACTTGGTGTAACGCCATTTATGAGTAACAAAACTCTAAAATCAGCCGTAACTCTTTACGCAACAGCTCCAAATTTAATAGAAGGCGCAAAAGAGCTAAGGTACGATGGCATCACCTCAAAAGTGCTTGAAGCAACTGCTATTGGCACAAGCCTTGCAATGGGCGATCATTTGGCGGCAAATAGCACAAATTTGATGATAAATATCGGCGAATACATGGAAGAAAGTGCTAGCCACAGAAGCGATGATCTCATCAAAGAGCTAGCCAAACCAAACATCGAAGAGGTCTGGGTCGAGCGAAATTTAAACGGTGAAAAGACGCTTGAAAAGGTAAAAACCGAAAATTTAAAAAAAGGCGACATCGTAGTAGTCGGAGCTGGCGAGACGATAGGCGTTGATGGCTACATCGTCGAGGGTAATGCTGATGTTAATCAAGTCTCAATGACTGGAGAAGCAGAACCCGTGGCAAAAGCTAGAGGCGACCGCGTCATAAGTGGCACTGTTGTAGATGAAGGCAGGATCAAAATTTGGGCTGAAAACGTAGGTAGCGACACCGCAACCGCAAGGATCAAAGAGTACATCCAAACTTCACTTAATGAAAAATCAGCCATCGGCGTAAAAGCTCTAAAACTAGCTGATAAACTAGTGCCAGTCACACTCTCTCTTGCTGGGCTTTCGTATGTTATAAATAAAAATATGAACAGCGTTGCAAGCGTGCTTCAGGCTGATTACTCTTGCGCACTTAAACTTGCTACGCCAGTTGCGTTTAAGTCAAGCATCTCAAAAGCCGGCAGAAACGGCATCCTCATAAAAGGCGCAAAGGCGATCGAGGCTCTAAGCTCGGTTGATACATTTGTTTTTGACAAAACTGGCACTCTAACTCACGGACGCCTAAGCGTGGTTGAAATTTACTCTTTTAAAGATGGATTTTCAGAGGCTGATATCTTAAATTTAACCGCAAGTGCTGAGGAGCACTACTTCCACCCAGTAGCTGAAGCGATAGTTGAGGCTGCAAACAAGCGTGGATTTAGCCATATCCACCACGACGAGGTCGAATTTATTGTAGCTCACGGCGTAAAAACTGCGATGCACGGCAAAGAGGTGGTCATCGGCAGTAGGCACTTTTTAGAAGATGATGAGATGATAAGCTTTAAAGCTCACGAAACGCTTATAAATAAGGCTTTGCAAAGCGGACTAACCCTGCTTTACGTAGGATACGACAAAGAGCTTGTTGGTGTGATCGCTATGAAAGATGATATGAGAGCAAATGCTAAAGATATGGTGGCAAAACTACGAAATCTTGGCGTAAAAGAGATAGTTATGCTAAGTGGCGACATAAAGAGCAAAGCTGAAGAGGTAGCGCGCGAGCTTGGGCTTGATAGGGTCTATGCTGAGTGCTTGCCAACGGACAAAGCAGCGATCATAGAAGAGCTAAAGAGTGAGGGCAAAAAGGTCGCCTTTGTCGGAGATGGCATAAATGACGCGCCAAGCCTAACAAAAGCAAATGTTGGCATAAGCATGCACAAAGGTGCTGATATCGCTAAAGCAACGGCTGATATAAGCCTTTTAAAAGATGACATCATGAGCGTAGCACTTGCAAAAGAGCTTGCTAATAAAACTATGAAGTTAATTAGCTCAAATTTCCGCTCAACCGTTGGCGTAAATACAGCCATACTAAGTGCCGCAACGCTTGGCATGCTAAATCCAATAGCAACTGCCATGCTTCACAATGGCACGACGATCTGGCTTCTGCTCAACTCAATGAAGGGCGTGAAGATCAAGTCAAAATAA
- a CDS encoding oxidoreductase: MNNPYINEENANEIAANDAAATQPSAVDNAINNAAQNLPFVPENFNAAGFVKGLLLGGIAAYVLTNPKAQECVFKAIIKGGELINAGIEELKERFEDVKAELDSQK; the protein is encoded by the coding sequence ATGAATAACCCTTATATCAATGAAGAAAATGCAAACGAAATAGCAGCAAATGACGCAGCAGCAACTCAGCCAAGTGCGGTTGATAATGCGATAAATAATGCAGCTCAAAATTTACCATTTGTACCTGAAAATTTTAACGCAGCTGGCTTTGTAAAAGGCCTACTTTTAGGCGGCATAGCAGCTTATGTGCTAACTAATCCAAAAGCACAAGAGTGCGTATTTAAAGCGATCATCAAAGGTGGCGAGCTAATAAACGCTGGCATAGAAGAACTAAAAGAGCGTTTTGAAGATGTCAAAGCAGAACTTGACTCACAAAAATAA
- a CDS encoding SAM-dependent methyltransferase, whose product MKFSEFFDIWVNENYYKFGVDIGKKGDFYTNVSVGYLFGACLANYFLKLLKNGEISSSCKVVEIGANSGDMLADFAQGIFTLEPEILSNLELIIIEPHEILRKKQLETFKNRFGDEVRVGHYENLGECSFDEIFVISNELLDAFSCEVIDADNMLFVDSDLKFHWQKADQNLLALAKKFGIKKGEISTSYAKFALQLANAAKKVRFLSFDYGEFEPKNEFSLRVFKDHQVFSLFEISNLAPYFKSSDLTYSLCFKQVKEAFSLAGFLMLKFKKQNDALVCDFGVDEILSLVLEKGSKQAYENAAKQAKFLLSPEFLGEKFKFIEFLKS is encoded by the coding sequence ATGAAATTTAGCGAGTTTTTTGATATCTGGGTCAATGAAAACTACTATAAATTTGGCGTGGATATCGGTAAAAAGGGTGATTTTTACACAAATGTAAGTGTTGGCTACCTCTTTGGTGCCTGCCTTGCAAACTACTTTTTAAAGCTACTTAAAAACGGCGAAATTTCTAGCTCTTGCAAGGTCGTGGAGATCGGCGCAAACTCGGGCGATATGCTGGCTGATTTTGCACAGGGCATCTTTACACTTGAGCCAGAAATTTTGTCAAATTTAGAGCTTATTATCATAGAACCTCATGAAATTTTACGCAAAAAACAGCTTGAGACATTTAAAAATCGCTTTGGTGACGAGGTTAGAGTAGGGCACTATGAAAATTTGGGCGAGTGCTCGTTTGATGAAATTTTTGTCATCTCAAATGAGCTACTTGACGCATTTAGCTGTGAGGTGATAGACGCAGATAATATGCTTTTTGTGGATAGCGATCTAAAATTTCACTGGCAAAAAGCTGATCAAAATTTACTAGCCCTTGCAAAGAAATTTGGCATAAAAAAGGGCGAGATATCAACTAGCTACGCTAAATTTGCGCTCCAGCTTGCAAATGCGGCAAAAAAGGTGAGATTTTTAAGCTTTGACTATGGCGAATTTGAACCAAAAAATGAGTTTAGCCTAAGAGTTTTTAAGGATCATCAAGTTTTTTCTTTGTTTGAAATTTCAAACCTTGCGCCATATTTTAAAAGCTCAGATCTAACTTATAGCCTTTGTTTTAAGCAGGTAAAAGAGGCTTTCTCTCTGGCTGGCTTTTTGATGCTTAAATTTAAAAAACAAAATGATGCTTTGGTTTGCGACTTTGGCGTGGATGAAATTTTATCTTTGGTGCTTGAAAAAGGCAGCAAGCAAGCCTACGAAAACGCCGCAAAACAGGCAAAATTTCTACTCTCGCCCGAGTTTTTAGGCGAGAAGTTTAAATTTATAGAGTTTTTAAAGAGCTAG
- a CDS encoding HMA2 domain-containing protein — translation MDIKTQTLAQVASYFSMIAHTNGRLRVRVSPKIKELSSSVNLASLDDMIAQINGIKNVKFNKIIGSVTIEYDHEIFPKNLWEDLLKGQNLEEISAKVNEVAREVKYA, via the coding sequence ATGGATATAAAAACACAAACTTTAGCACAAGTTGCAAGCTATTTTTCGATGATAGCTCACACAAATGGCAGACTAAGAGTAAGGGTTAGCCCAAAGATCAAAGAGCTAAGCAGTAGCGTAAATTTAGCTAGTTTAGATGACATGATAGCTCAAATAAATGGCATAAAAAATGTTAAATTTAACAAGATAATCGGCTCTGTAACGATCGAATACGATCATGAAATTTTCCCTAAAAATCTCTGGGAGGATCTCTTAAAAGGGCAAAATTTAGAAGAAATTTCAGCTAAAGTAAATGAAGTAGCAAGAGAAGTAAAATATGCTTAA
- a CDS encoding trimeric intracellular cation channel family protein has product MSLILFVEYVGIASAALSGFLFAVKRECDWLGVFLSAFLTALGGGIVRDMLVGRAVYSFTHYMPVSVVIFMLVASRITNLHIKRDGLEKKFVFIFADAIDVICFSIVGAMVAIEYSYNIFGVMMIAFFNGVGGGILRDILLNEVPWFLRTGLYGTISLGVGLAYFILYHLGLTNIFFTMLLLAAGITVRMFAFYRGWKLPDL; this is encoded by the coding sequence ATGAGCTTAATACTTTTTGTCGAATACGTCGGTATCGCATCAGCTGCGCTTAGTGGCTTTTTGTTTGCAGTAAAAAGAGAGTGTGACTGGCTGGGCGTCTTTTTGTCTGCATTTTTAACTGCACTTGGAGGCGGTATCGTGCGTGATATGCTTGTTGGCAGGGCGGTTTATTCATTTACTCACTACATGCCAGTAAGCGTCGTCATCTTTATGCTTGTCGCATCCAGGATCACAAATTTGCATATAAAAAGAGATGGTTTGGAGAAGAAATTTGTCTTTATCTTTGCCGATGCGATCGATGTTATCTGCTTTTCTATCGTTGGAGCGATGGTTGCCATTGAGTATAGCTACAACATCTTTGGCGTCATGATGATCGCCTTTTTTAACGGCGTTGGTGGTGGTATCTTAAGAGATATCTTGCTAAATGAAGTCCCATGGTTTTTGCGCACCGGACTTTACGGCACGATAAGCCTTGGCGTGGGGCTTGCCTACTTTATCCTATATCATCTAGGCCTTACCAACATATTTTTTACCATGCTCTTGCTTGCTGCTGGCATAACGGTCAGGATGTTTGCATTTTATAGAGGCTGGAAGCTGCCTGACCTATGA
- a CDS encoding VanZ family protein, giving the protein MSRVKNLSKFCFFVALLAIDFLAFTPKSPAIIENSWDKANHFLAFFVLYILLYLGYEFKILKNLALLLAFGVQIELVQAFLPNRSFSLFDIVADTIGAAFGVMVVEILKRIYYGKSKASF; this is encoded by the coding sequence TTGAGTAGGGTAAAAAATCTCTCCAAATTTTGCTTTTTCGTCGCTCTTTTGGCGATTGATTTTCTTGCATTTACTCCAAAAAGTCCTGCGATAATTGAAAATTCGTGGGACAAAGCAAACCATTTTTTAGCCTTTTTCGTCCTTTATATACTGCTCTACCTTGGCTATGAGTTTAAAATTTTAAAGAATTTAGCCCTACTTTTAGCCTTTGGAGTGCAAATAGAGCTCGTTCAGGCATTTTTGCCAAATAGGAGCTTTAGCCTGTTTGACATCGTAGCAGATACGATCGGAGCGGCCTTTGGAGTGATGGTAGTTGAAATTTTAAAAAGGATATATTATGGCAAAAGCAAAGCCAGTTTTTGA
- the radA gene encoding DNA repair protein RadA, whose amino-acid sequence MAKAKPVFECQACGNQQAKWLGKCPQCGAWDSFVELSQQEIKISKEIAKSSGKASKAISIDEVEIQNFTRFSTKDSELDLVLGGGVVEGSLVLIGGSPGIGKSTLLLKIGSNLAKDGKKTLYVSGEESQSQIKMRADRLNAVDKNLYLLTEICLEDILLEVQKSDYKVLVIDSIQTLYSQNITSAPGSITQVREITFELMRLAKSQNICVFIIGHITKEGSIAGPRVLEHMVDVVLYFEGDASRELRILRGFKNRFGSTSEVGIFEMSQHGLVSANEISSKFFTRGGAMSGSAITIIMEGSRALSIEIQALVCESAYPKRSSTGFERNRLDMLLALLERKLEIPLGHYDVFINVSGGVKISETAADLAVIAAIISSFKNRPISKDSVFIGELSLNGEIREIFNLDQRLKEAKTQKFKNAIIPNKPLDTQGLKCFYAKDITQVLEWM is encoded by the coding sequence ATGGCAAAAGCAAAGCCAGTTTTTGAGTGTCAAGCCTGCGGAAACCAGCAGGCAAAGTGGCTGGGTAAATGCCCACAATGTGGGGCTTGGGATAGCTTTGTCGAGCTTAGCCAGCAAGAGATAAAGATAAGTAAAGAGATAGCCAAAAGCAGCGGCAAAGCAAGCAAAGCCATAAGTATAGACGAAGTTGAAATTCAAAATTTCACGAGATTTAGCACCAAAGATAGCGAGCTAGACCTTGTTCTTGGTGGTGGCGTGGTCGAGGGCTCACTTGTGCTTATAGGCGGCAGTCCGGGTATCGGCAAATCAACCCTGCTTCTAAAAATCGGCTCAAATTTAGCAAAAGACGGCAAAAAAACACTCTATGTAAGCGGCGAAGAGAGCCAAAGCCAGATAAAAATGAGAGCTGACAGGCTAAATGCGGTGGATAAAAATTTATACCTGCTAACTGAAATTTGCCTAGAAGATATCCTGCTAGAAGTGCAAAAAAGCGACTACAAGGTGCTTGTGATAGACTCTATACAAACGCTTTATAGCCAAAACATAACCTCCGCGCCAGGCTCGATCACGCAGGTTCGCGAGATCACATTTGAGCTTATGAGGCTTGCAAAGAGCCAAAATATCTGCGTTTTCATCATCGGACACATCACCAAAGAGGGCTCGATCGCAGGTCCTAGAGTGCTTGAGCACATGGTCGATGTGGTGCTTTATTTCGAAGGTGATGCGAGCAGAGAGCTGAGAATTTTGCGTGGGTTTAAAAACCGCTTTGGCTCGACAAGCGAGGTTGGTATATTTGAGATGAGCCAGCACGGACTTGTGAGCGCAAATGAGATATCGAGTAAATTTTTCACACGTGGCGGGGCGATGAGTGGTAGCGCGATCACTATCATAATGGAAGGCTCAAGGGCACTTAGCATCGAAATTCAAGCACTTGTTTGCGAGAGCGCCTATCCAAAGCGAAGCTCGACTGGCTTTGAGAGAAACCGCCTAGATATGCTGCTAGCTCTACTTGAGCGAAAGCTTGAAATTCCACTTGGGCACTACGACGTCTTCATAAATGTTTCAGGTGGCGTTAAGATAAGCGAGACTGCGGCCGATCTAGCCGTCATCGCAGCGATAATCAGCAGCTTCAAAAACCGCCCTATCAGCAAGGACAGCGTCTTCATCGGCGAGCTAAGCCTAAACGGCGAGATAAGAGAAATTTTTAACCTCGATCAGCGACTAAAAGAGGCAAAAACGCAGAAATTTAAAAATGCGATCATCCCAAACAAACCGCTTGACACGCAAGGTCTAAAGTGCTTTTACGCCAAAGATATCACGCAAGTGCTTGAGTGGATGTAG
- a CDS encoding DUF6984 family protein: MKEIYVYNKKLRVRHITMQIRQMVEILIKNSQSENKEYKFSDEIFYFEDGKMGSFGFVYESNEYISGGKHISDVEFYDIDGILCVATMFAYDNNFVDSVDIWKVDFSPLIKIPTNENDFFIPNEKSKITTR, from the coding sequence ATGAAAGAGATTTATGTATATAATAAAAAATTACGAGTTAGACATATAACTATGCAAATTAGACAAATGGTGGAAATTTTAATTAAAAATTCACAGAGTGAGAATAAAGAGTATAAATTTTCAGATGAAATTTTTTATTTTGAAGATGGTAAGATGGGAAGCTTTGGCTTTGTTTATGAAAGCAATGAGTATATTAGTGGCGGTAAGCATATTTCGGACGTAGAGTTTTATGATATTGATGGAATACTTTGTGTGGCTACCATGTTTGCATACGATAATAATTTTGTTGATAGTGTTGATATTTGGAAAGTTGATTTTTCTCCACTTATAAAGATACCAACAAATGAGAATGATTTTTTTATACCAAATGAAAAATCAAAAATAACTACCAGGTAA
- a CDS encoding lipid-binding SYLF domain-containing protein, with protein MKKILTLLFLIGSFFALNLNADVIQNQKLKNAINILNAFGTRNLKPNTKFTGIKAIAIIPDVTKAGAIITGSKGKGVFIAKNDDGEWSSPFFVNYTSGSIGLQLGYSSADMIILFKNSEAYASLFNAKDTISLKAEATGGVGNEVAIASDLPEISAFVVERGKTSGAFVGVSLDVARLKINAQDTNDYYDRIYEFEDIYNNSPKASKYTIKFKEIISKYFL; from the coding sequence ATGAAAAAAATTCTAACTTTGCTCTTTTTGATCGGCTCATTTTTTGCGTTAAATTTAAACGCTGACGTGATCCAAAATCAAAAACTAAAAAACGCGATAAACATTTTAAACGCTTTTGGCACTAGAAATTTAAAACCAAATACCAAATTTACAGGCATCAAAGCCATCGCTATCATCCCAGACGTAACAAAAGCAGGCGCGATCATCACTGGCTCAAAAGGCAAAGGCGTATTTATCGCTAAAAACGACGATGGCGAGTGGTCAAGCCCGTTTTTTGTAAATTACACATCTGGCAGCATCGGACTTCAGCTAGGATATAGCTCAGCTGATATGATCATCTTGTTTAAAAACTCAGAAGCCTACGCAAGCTTATTTAACGCAAAAGATACGATCAGTCTAAAAGCAGAAGCGACTGGCGGCGTTGGTAACGAAGTGGCGATAGCTAGCGATTTGCCTGAAATTTCAGCATTTGTCGTGGAGCGTGGCAAGACTAGTGGAGCTTTTGTTGGCGTTAGCTTAGACGTGGCAAGACTTAAGATAAACGCGCAAGATACAAACGACTACTACGATAGAATTTATGAATTCGAAGATATCTACAACAACAGCCCAAAAGCTAGCAAATACACAATCAAATTTAAAGAGATAATCTCAAAATACTTCTTATAA
- a CDS encoding ferritin-like domain-containing protein codes for MLNELLNASYTSEKNALRLYESLASFGEVFDQIASVRKNAIVLIEKFASAHEYELVCENEAIFLPAKNKEDALIEALNYENELNKMYEKFCESLDDEELKDLFFRLWATSNNEYIASLKHCLKEIYSGCEAKNELNLNEISQNFEQNGITNILESYQNDFNEITKSLQNIASGKADKSELAKITNNPNFSFFSGLALGALGISVVSKNLNKDEEDE; via the coding sequence ATGCTTAATGAGCTTTTAAACGCCTCTTATACGAGCGAAAAAAACGCACTTAGGTTATATGAAAGCCTAGCTTCATTTGGCGAAGTATTTGATCAAATCGCAAGCGTGAGAAAAAATGCGATCGTTTTGATAGAGAAATTTGCAAGTGCGCATGAGTATGAGCTTGTTTGCGAAAATGAAGCTATCTTTTTGCCAGCAAAAAATAAAGAAGATGCACTGATAGAGGCACTAAACTATGAAAATGAGCTAAACAAAATGTATGAAAAATTTTGTGAAAGCTTAGATGACGAGGAGCTAAAAGATCTATTTTTTAGACTTTGGGCTACTTCAAATAACGAATATATCGCCTCTTTAAAGCACTGCTTAAAAGAAATTTATAGCGGATGTGAGGCAAAAAATGAGCTAAATTTAAATGAAATTTCACAAAATTTTGAGCAAAATGGCATAACAAACATTTTAGAAAGCTATCAAAATGACTTTAATGAGATAACTAAAAGCTTGCAAAATATCGCAAGTGGCAAGGCTGATAAAAGCGAGTTGGCAAAGATCACAAACAACCCAAATTTCTCGTTTTTTAGCGGGCTTGCGCTTGGGGCATTAGGCATTTCAGTAGTTAGCAAAAATTTAAATAAGGATGAAGAAGATGAATAA
- the acpS gene encoding holo-ACP synthase, whose product MIGIDIVKIDRISRLKARHGELFLKRFLSDNEIALAKNDATLAGFWAAKEAASKALGVGISKECGFLDIMLSKDARNAPKIKFSPRIYTSFNIKEASLSITHDGGFAVAAVMIV is encoded by the coding sequence ATGATAGGCATCGATATCGTTAAGATAGATAGGATTTCAAGACTTAAGGCTCGTCACGGCGAGCTTTTTTTAAAGAGATTTTTAAGTGATAATGAGATCGCGCTAGCAAAAAATGATGCGACTTTGGCTGGATTTTGGGCAGCCAAAGAAGCAGCTAGCAAAGCCCTTGGTGTGGGCATCAGCAAAGAGTGTGGCTTTTTAGACATTATGCTCAGCAAAGACGCAAGAAACGCACCAAAGATAAAATTTAGCCCAAGAATTTATACAAGCTTTAATATCAAAGAAGCAAGCCTTAGCATAACTCACGACGGCGGATTTGCCGTAGCTGCAGTGATGATAGTCTGA
- a CDS encoding Fur family transcriptional regulator — MEDFELFYKHFNEFLKAFGQKGSEIKEQILRVLFVSKSHLNAQEICQKIYETYKNEISMTSIYTFLNFLEEHHLANSFEQNGVKNYELNLKSSHDHLICEICGKVIDFEDEMIEQRQDQICNQRSFSAESHKMILYGICSDCQAKNGI, encoded by the coding sequence GTGGAAGACTTTGAACTATTTTACAAGCATTTTAACGAGTTTTTAAAAGCTTTTGGTCAAAAAGGCTCTGAGATAAAAGAGCAAATTTTGCGTGTGCTTTTTGTTAGCAAGTCGCATCTAAATGCTCAAGAAATTTGCCAAAAAATTTATGAAACTTACAAAAATGAAATTTCAATGACTTCGATATATACCTTTTTAAATTTCCTTGAAGAGCACCATTTGGCAAATAGTTTTGAGCAAAATGGTGTTAAAAATTATGAGCTAAATTTAAAATCCTCTCACGATCACTTGATATGTGAAATTTGCGGCAAAGTGATTGATTTTGAAGATGAGATGATAGAGCAAAGACAAGATCAAATTTGTAATCAAAGATCATTTAGTGCAGAGTCTCATAAGATGATACTTTATGGAATTTGCAGTGATTGCCAAGCAAAAAATGGGATTTAA
- a CDS encoding polymorphic toxin type 30 domain-containing protein gives MLAQKNGNGIRFIDEAGIERIKDHGPDPKAPIGTNSNSSWILRIQDKNKNYLDNFWK, from the coding sequence ATGTTAGCGCAAAAAAATGGAAATGGTATAAGATTTATTGACGAGGCTGGCATTGAAAGAATTAAAGATCACGGACCTGATCCAAAAGCCCCAATTGGGACAAATTCAAATTCTAGTTGGATTTTAAGAATACAAGATAAAAATAAAAATTACTTAGATAATTTTTGGAAATAG